From a single Candidatus Thorarchaeota archaeon genomic region:
- the rpoA2 gene encoding DNA-directed RNA polymerase subunit A'', with translation MTQNPIESHMEKRFTKIREARLLPPRVLEELETKLRQIDGLTKKEFDKICDHVVDSYERSLVEPGEAVGTVAAQSIGEPGTQMTLRTFHYAGVAELSVTQGLPRLIEIVDARNIPSTPTMRVHLVPEIAGDKDAARAVARNIEMVLVESVASNISIDLLRQAIDIRLDPELMEDKGLVAEDISTAIEAKIKNKGEVETDGNTIFVYPLNDTLTELQRFSEKIREVMVKGIQGVTHVVIRKEGDEYILYTEGSNLQDALEIEGVNPHRVYTNNLSEIFQVLGIEATRNAIIKEAMSVLDEQGMDVDIRHIILVADMMTVEGEIHQIGRHGISGSKNSALARAAFEVTINHLLGAGIAGTVDPLKGITENVILGQLIPLGTGAIDLLMTP, from the coding sequence ATGACCCAAAATCCAATCGAGAGTCACATGGAGAAGCGGTTCACAAAAATAAGAGAAGCGCGATTACTCCCTCCCCGAGTGCTCGAAGAACTTGAGACCAAGCTCCGGCAGATTGACGGACTCACCAAGAAAGAGTTCGATAAGATTTGCGACCATGTAGTGGACTCTTACGAACGCTCCCTTGTAGAGCCCGGCGAGGCAGTAGGGACCGTTGCTGCTCAGAGTATTGGCGAGCCAGGCACCCAGATGACTCTACGAACCTTTCACTATGCAGGAGTCGCAGAGTTGAGTGTCACGCAGGGTCTTCCACGTCTCATCGAGATTGTTGATGCTCGGAACATACCTAGTACCCCCACAATGAGAGTGCATCTTGTGCCCGAGATTGCAGGTGATAAAGATGCTGCACGGGCAGTGGCACGTAATATCGAGATGGTTCTTGTTGAGAGCGTTGCCAGCAATATCTCCATCGACCTTCTCAGGCAGGCCATTGACATCCGTCTGGATCCCGAGTTGATGGAGGACAAAGGTCTCGTTGCAGAGGACATCTCGACGGCAATAGAGGCCAAGATCAAGAATAAGGGCGAGGTGGAGACTGATGGGAACACGATTTTTGTCTATCCGCTCAATGACACACTCACCGAGCTTCAGCGCTTCAGTGAGAAGATCCGAGAGGTCATGGTCAAAGGGATACAGGGTGTGACGCATGTTGTCATCAGAAAAGAGGGTGACGAGTATATTCTCTACACTGAGGGGTCTAATCTCCAAGACGCACTTGAGATAGAGGGAGTGAATCCGCATCGGGTCTATACAAACAACCTGAGCGAGATCTTTCAGGTGTTAGGGATTGAGGCCACCCGTAATGCAATCATCAAGGAGGCAATGAGCGTGCTTGATGAGCAGGGAATGGACGTTGATATTCGTCATATCATTCTGGTGGCTGACATGATGACTGTGGAGGGTGAGATTCATCAGATTGGTCGTCATGGTATCTCGGGCTCAAAGAACAGTGCCTTGGCACGGGCCGCCTTTGAGGTCACAATCAATCACCTATTAGGAGCTGGCATTGCTGGCACGGTTGATCCTCTCAAGGGAATCACTGAAAATGTTATTCTTGGCCAGCTTATTCCTCTCGGGACTGGGGCCATTGACCTGCTCATGACCCCATAG
- a CDS encoding DNA-directed RNA polymerase subunit B: protein MTSLGTEERQKYWPIIEAYFKDRGLVGQHLDSFNRFVNNELQEVVDSVAKITPKVEGYYVELGKIYIEPPSIREADGSEHALYPLEARIRNLTYASKLYLDMTPVKTEGAQTTRLETLKIYIGDLPIMLRSEKCLLHGMSDEDLIKHGEDPKDPGGYFIINGSERVLVTQEDLAPNRILIEAASKSSGYSHIAKVFSTARGFRAPVTIERKRTGELRVSFPSVPGKIPLAILMKALGLESDRDIVEVISDDEEIQNELIVTIEQSSPINAGTEEGSGSTRENALDYIGKRVAVGQTKEYRLARAEKVLDRYLLPHIGTDPEHRMQKAYYLGQMVERLLELVLGKRQPDDKDHYANKRLKLSGDLLMSLFRVALYSLTRDIKYQLERTAVRGRKPNIRTAVRADVITQRLKHALATGNWVGGKAGVSQLLDRTNYISSLSHLRRVVSPLSRSQPHFEARDLHATHWGKICPSETPEGPNCGLVKNLAMMAYISVGTNEEAVERVLFKAEVESIEHRRGKRGDNWADVFLNGRLIGIHPAPKVLVKTMRQKRRAGEIDYEVNIAYYEDTHEVQVNCDAGRVRRPVVVVENGKSRLTDEHLRMIEDGEWGFQDLLRNGIIEFLDAEEEENTLIAMYPDDITSSTTHLEIVPSTILGISAALIPFPERNQSPRNVYMAAMVKQSVGVPASNFAYRADTRSHFFHYPQVPLVKTRAMDSIGYEERPAGQNFIVAILSFEGYNIEDALIMNKASIDRGLGRSTFVRVYESEERKYPGGQEDQFTIPDRSVRGYRASEAYRNLGDDGIIETEVEVQGGDVLIGRTSPPRFLEEFSEFEISSPNRRETSVAVRHGESGVVDRVILTETIDGNRLVKVKVRDLRIPELGDKYASRHGQKGVIGYIVPQEDVPFTEDGVVPDLIINPHAIPSRMTIGQILEMIAGKAACMEGVQQDATPFCGVSEEELYKILHEHGLQYSGRETMYSGITGEKLQTTVFIGAIFYQKLHHMVADKIHARARGPVQILTRQPTEGRAREGGLRFGEMERDVLIGHGAAILLKGRLLDESDKSNMLVCENCGLIGVYDRNKDTYYCPICGPNAKISSVVVSYAFKLLIQEMMSLGLACRLRLKELI, encoded by the coding sequence GTGACAAGTTTGGGCACAGAAGAACGTCAGAAGTACTGGCCGATCATAGAGGCATACTTCAAGGACCGAGGCCTTGTGGGTCAGCATCTGGACTCGTTTAATCGGTTTGTTAATAATGAGTTGCAAGAAGTCGTTGACAGTGTTGCGAAGATAACCCCCAAGGTCGAGGGCTATTATGTGGAACTGGGTAAGATCTATATCGAACCGCCATCCATTCGAGAGGCTGACGGGAGCGAGCATGCTCTCTATCCTCTAGAGGCGCGGATCAGAAATCTGACGTACGCCAGCAAGTTGTATCTGGACATGACTCCGGTCAAGACCGAGGGGGCGCAGACAACACGGCTTGAGACGCTCAAAATCTATATCGGCGATCTCCCCATAATGCTCCGAAGTGAGAAGTGTCTTCTGCATGGCATGTCCGATGAGGACCTCATCAAACATGGTGAGGATCCAAAAGATCCCGGTGGTTATTTCATCATCAACGGTTCCGAGCGCGTTCTTGTCACCCAAGAAGACTTGGCGCCAAATAGGATTCTAATAGAGGCGGCCAGCAAATCGTCAGGCTATTCGCACATTGCAAAAGTATTCTCCACCGCTCGTGGCTTTCGAGCTCCTGTCACCATCGAGCGAAAGCGGACCGGCGAACTCAGAGTGTCCTTCCCGTCTGTGCCCGGAAAGATTCCTCTTGCCATTCTGATGAAGGCCTTAGGACTCGAATCAGATCGTGACATCGTAGAGGTCATTTCAGATGACGAGGAGATACAAAATGAACTCATTGTCACTATTGAACAGTCTTCACCCATTAATGCCGGAACTGAGGAGGGCTCCGGTTCGACCCGTGAGAACGCTTTAGACTACATCGGAAAACGAGTAGCAGTGGGTCAGACTAAGGAATATCGTCTTGCACGTGCCGAGAAGGTCCTCGATAGATATCTACTTCCACACATCGGTACGGATCCCGAGCATCGCATGCAAAAGGCCTACTATTTGGGCCAGATGGTCGAGCGTCTTCTCGAGCTTGTTCTTGGGAAACGCCAACCCGATGACAAAGACCACTATGCCAATAAGCGGCTTAAGCTCAGTGGCGACCTCCTCATGTCCCTCTTTCGTGTCGCTCTCTATTCTCTAACACGTGACATCAAATATCAACTCGAGAGAACCGCAGTCCGCGGCCGTAAACCAAATATTCGTACGGCAGTCAGGGCTGATGTCATCACGCAGCGATTGAAACATGCTCTGGCCACCGGTAACTGGGTCGGTGGAAAGGCCGGAGTTTCACAATTACTTGATCGTACGAACTATATCTCTTCATTATCTCATCTGCGTCGTGTCGTGTCGCCTCTCTCCCGTTCACAACCCCACTTCGAGGCGCGTGATCTTCATGCCACTCACTGGGGCAAGATCTGTCCAAGTGAGACCCCCGAAGGCCCAAACTGTGGTCTTGTGAAAAACCTTGCAATGATGGCCTACATCTCTGTCGGTACAAATGAAGAGGCCGTCGAGCGAGTGCTCTTCAAGGCGGAGGTGGAGTCGATTGAGCATCGCCGTGGTAAACGCGGTGACAATTGGGCCGATGTATTTCTCAATGGCCGGCTCATCGGTATACATCCTGCACCTAAGGTCCTTGTCAAGACAATGCGCCAGAAACGGCGTGCAGGCGAGATCGACTATGAGGTCAACATCGCATACTACGAGGACACACACGAGGTGCAGGTCAATTGTGATGCCGGGCGAGTTCGCCGTCCTGTGGTCGTGGTGGAGAACGGGAAGAGCAGGCTCACAGACGAGCATCTGCGAATGATTGAGGACGGCGAGTGGGGCTTTCAGGATCTTCTTCGTAATGGCATAATCGAATTCCTTGATGCCGAAGAGGAAGAGAATACGCTCATTGCTATGTATCCTGATGATATTACTTCCTCTACAACCCATCTGGAGATTGTGCCTTCCACTATTCTTGGTATCTCGGCAGCACTGATCCCCTTCCCCGAGCGGAACCAGTCGCCACGTAACGTCTACATGGCGGCAATGGTCAAACAATCTGTGGGTGTTCCTGCATCGAACTTTGCCTATCGTGCCGACACACGTTCACACTTCTTCCACTATCCACAGGTTCCACTGGTCAAAACACGTGCCATGGACTCGATCGGCTACGAGGAGCGACCAGCCGGGCAAAATTTCATTGTAGCAATTCTGTCCTTTGAGGGGTATAATATTGAAGACGCCCTCATCATGAATAAGGCCTCTATAGATCGAGGCCTTGGCCGAAGCACCTTTGTCCGTGTCTATGAGAGTGAGGAGCGCAAGTATCCCGGAGGCCAGGAAGACCAGTTCACCATCCCTGACCGGAGCGTGAGGGGCTATCGTGCCTCTGAGGCCTACCGTAACCTTGGTGACGATGGGATCATCGAGACCGAGGTCGAGGTTCAGGGTGGCGATGTCCTCATCGGTCGGACTTCACCCCCACGGTTTCTCGAGGAGTTCTCCGAGTTTGAGATTTCCTCTCCGAACCGTCGTGAGACCTCTGTGGCCGTGCGCCATGGCGAGTCGGGTGTTGTAGACCGTGTGATCCTCACCGAGACCATTGATGGTAACCGGTTGGTGAAGGTCAAGGTCCGTGACCTACGTATCCCCGAGCTTGGGGACAAGTACGCCTCTCGTCACGGCCAGAAGGGTGTTATCGGTTATATCGTCCCACAGGAGGACGTACCCTTCACCGAGGATGGAGTCGTTCCTGACCTGATCATTAATCCACATGCTATCCCCAGTAGAATGACCATTGGCCAGATTCTCGAGATGATCGCCGGGAAGGCTGCCTGTATGGAGGGTGTGCAACAAGATGCCACTCCGTTCTGTGGGGTTTCGGAGGAAGAACTCTACAAGATACTCCACGAACACGGCCTACAGTACTCCGGTCGTGAGACCATGTACTCTGGCATCACTGGCGAGAAACTTCAGACTACTGTGTTCATTGGTGCTATCTTCTATCAGAAACTGCACCACATGGTCGCTGACAAGATCCATGCCCGGGCGCGAGGTCCCGTTCAGATCTTGACGCGCCAGCCTACTGAGGGTCGAGCACGTGAAGGTGGTCTGCGCTTTGGTGAGATGGAACGCGATGTCCTCATTGGTCATGGTGCTGCTATCCTCCTCAAGGGCAGGCTACTCGACGAGTCTGACAAGAGTAACATGCTCGTCTGTGAGAATTGCGGCCTGATAGGCGTTTATGACCGCAACAAGGACACGTACTACTGCCCCATCTGTGGGCCAAATGCCAAGATCAGTAGTGTCGTCGTCTCCTATGCTTTCAAACTTCTCATCCAAGAAATGATGTCTCTCGGTCTCGCCTGTAGACTGAGACTCAAGGAGCTGATTTAA
- the tuf gene encoding translation elongation factor EF-1 subunit alpha gives MSKKEKEHLNLVVIGHVDHGKSTMTGRLLYETGAVDERTFQQYKAEAEKLGRPSWAWAFALDRLKEERERGLTIDIAFFKFMTDRYYYTIIDAPGHKDFIKNMITGASQADVGLLVVSAKKGEFEAGIGPGGQTKEHAYLAMTLGVPSLIVCINKMDDDSVKYSEDRYKEVKEEVEGFLKSIGYKTDKIPFIPTSALDAANLSKKTPDLTPWYDGPCLLEALDAVELPPKPVDKPLRVPINDVYSIKGVGTVPVGRVETGVMKPGMKVIFMPPNKTGEIKSIEMHHEQLPQAIPGDNIGFNVRGIERKDLGRGDVAGPVDSAPTVAADFTGQVMVIQHPTAITVGYTPVIHAHTAQVACRFDQLLKKLDQRSGQVIEENPDFVKKGESMLAKLVPLKPMVIEKYKEFPQLGRFAVRDMGMTVAVGVVLDITPRAK, from the coding sequence TTGTCCAAGAAAGAAAAGGAGCACCTGAACCTCGTCGTCATTGGCCATGTTGACCATGGTAAAAGCACGATGACTGGCCGGCTCCTATATGAAACAGGCGCTGTTGATGAACGAACGTTCCAACAGTACAAGGCCGAAGCAGAGAAACTTGGGCGGCCCAGCTGGGCATGGGCTTTTGCGCTGGACCGTCTCAAGGAAGAACGTGAACGTGGTCTTACAATTGACATTGCGTTCTTCAAGTTCATGACTGACCGCTACTACTATACCATTATTGACGCACCCGGCCATAAAGACTTCATCAAGAACATGATCACAGGTGCGTCCCAAGCCGACGTAGGATTGTTGGTCGTGTCGGCTAAGAAAGGTGAGTTCGAGGCTGGAATAGGTCCCGGTGGTCAGACAAAGGAACATGCGTATCTTGCCATGACCCTTGGTGTGCCCAGTTTGATCGTCTGTATCAATAAGATGGACGATGATAGCGTCAAGTACAGCGAGGACCGCTACAAAGAGGTCAAGGAAGAGGTAGAGGGATTCCTGAAGAGCATCGGTTACAAGACCGATAAGATCCCATTCATCCCCACTTCTGCCCTCGATGCTGCCAACCTGAGCAAGAAGACCCCCGACCTGACCCCATGGTATGATGGACCCTGCTTGCTTGAGGCTCTAGACGCTGTCGAGCTTCCACCCAAACCAGTTGACAAGCCCTTGCGCGTGCCAATCAATGATGTATACTCTATCAAGGGTGTTGGTACCGTGCCAGTCGGTCGTGTCGAGACTGGTGTCATGAAGCCTGGGATGAAAGTCATCTTCATGCCTCCGAACAAGACTGGTGAGATTAAGTCAATCGAGATGCACCATGAGCAGTTGCCTCAGGCAATTCCTGGTGATAACATCGGTTTCAATGTGCGTGGTATCGAACGTAAGGATCTAGGACGTGGCGACGTTGCTGGTCCTGTTGATTCCGCCCCCACAGTTGCAGCCGACTTTACAGGGCAGGTCATGGTCATTCAGCACCCAACTGCAATCACTGTTGGTTACACTCCAGTCATCCATGCACACACTGCACAGGTTGCCTGTAGATTCGATCAGCTCCTGAAGAAACTTGACCAACGAAGCGGCCAAGTCATTGAGGAGAACCCCGACTTTGTGAAGAAGGGTGAGTCCATGTTGGCAAAACTTGTACCCCTCAAGCCAATGGTCATTGAGAAGTACAAGGAGTTCCCACAGCTCGGACGATTTGCAGTACGTGACATGGGAATGACCGTTGCAGTCGGTGTCGTTCTCGATATCACTCCACGTGCCAAATAA
- a CDS encoding DMT family transporter encodes MRQVFAWLALLITTVAWASSLIFAKIVYWEVPPIHFVALRYTLALPFLLIVLVLYSKGRPPLPKTRSEWKILLVVGFSGPFLSQVLQYIGLSMTTAAETLMLINMSPVFTLILAAIILGESITPKKIGGLVSAFLGMALIVLGGTPMTGSVEAVRLAGDTIVVISTLLFAINGVSGKIAVRSLDSVAVTFYSTLIGIPFMWLSALLLEDPLTVFSISLGAWYILAWVAIINTVVAFILYYESMRYIEASLVQIGLSLIAVWGVLLAIIFLGEPALSLQFVGGGLTLLGVALANLSATNDYQELDGAGGGI; translated from the coding sequence GTGCGGCAGGTATTTGCTTGGTTGGCTCTGCTCATTACCACTGTGGCTTGGGCATCCTCACTAATTTTTGCAAAGATTGTCTATTGGGAGGTCCCTCCCATTCATTTTGTCGCTCTTCGTTATACACTGGCCCTTCCCTTTCTCCTGATTGTATTGGTCTTGTATAGTAAGGGCCGCCCTCCGCTTCCTAAGACTCGTTCTGAGTGGAAGATTCTTCTGGTGGTCGGGTTTTCAGGGCCGTTTCTCTCTCAAGTTCTTCAATACATTGGCCTTAGTATGACCACTGCCGCAGAGACCCTGATGCTCATCAACATGAGCCCTGTATTTACTCTCATCCTTGCAGCGATAATCCTTGGCGAATCAATCACTCCTAAGAAGATTGGCGGCTTGGTATCTGCATTCTTGGGGATGGCCCTGATCGTTCTTGGTGGTACTCCAATGACCGGATCGGTTGAGGCAGTTCGTCTGGCTGGTGACACGATTGTGGTGATCTCAACATTGCTCTTTGCAATCAATGGGGTTTCTGGGAAAATCGCTGTCCGAAGTCTGGATTCGGTGGCTGTGACCTTCTACAGTACACTTATTGGTATTCCCTTTATGTGGCTCTCAGCTCTACTACTTGAAGATCCATTGACTGTGTTCTCAATCAGTCTGGGGGCATGGTATATTCTAGCATGGGTTGCAATCATCAATACTGTTGTTGCCTTCATTCTCTATTATGAATCAATGAGGTACATTGAGGCCTCTCTTGTGCAGATCGGGCTTAGTCTGATCGCTGTATGGGGTGTCCTCCTTGCAATAATCTTTCTTGGGGAACCCGCTCTCTCTCTACAATTTGTCGGTGGAGGTCTGACATTATTGGGAGTGGCCTTGGCAAATCTCTCAGCCACCAACGATTATCAAGAATTGGATGGCGCCGGGGGAGGGATTTGA
- a CDS encoding 30S ribosomal protein S7 encodes MSEEERIDEMQGDEFERPPREPSLFLLFGKWDPAEVEIKDIGLQRYISLKPVLIPHTSGRHANRRFHKSRVPIVERFVNKLMNAGKRKEKKTRTGRGAGKKIRAIGVVRRVFEIINYRTGLNPIQVLVTAIENAAPAEETTRISYGGMAYPRSVDVAPQRRIDLALRYLSVGATRNAHNSAKSFEECIVDELLLAYKGDPASFAIARKDERERVARSAR; translated from the coding sequence ATGTCTGAAGAAGAACGTATCGATGAAATGCAAGGTGACGAGTTCGAGCGGCCACCACGCGAGCCCTCTCTTTTCCTATTATTTGGCAAGTGGGATCCCGCCGAGGTCGAGATCAAAGACATTGGCCTACAGAGATACATCTCACTCAAGCCCGTTCTCATTCCTCATACCTCTGGTCGTCATGCTAATCGTCGATTCCACAAGTCCAGAGTGCCTATTGTTGAACGTTTTGTCAACAAATTGATGAACGCTGGGAAACGAAAAGAGAAAAAGACCCGCACTGGCCGTGGCGCTGGGAAGAAGATACGCGCGATTGGTGTAGTCCGTCGTGTATTTGAGATCATCAATTACCGTACTGGTCTAAATCCTATTCAAGTCCTTGTGACCGCAATCGAGAATGCAGCACCCGCCGAAGAGACCACTCGTATCTCTTATGGTGGAATGGCATATCCTCGTTCAGTGGATGTCGCTCCACAACGAAGAATTGATCTTGCCCTGCGGTATCTCTCAGTAGGTGCTACTCGTAATGCTCATAATAGTGCAAAATCGTTTGAAGAATGCATAGTTGATGAGTTGCTTCTTGCCTACAAGGGCGACCCTGCAAGCTTTGCAATCGCTCGCAAAGACGAGCGCGAACGTGTTGCACGTTCAGCCCGATAA
- a CDS encoding 30S ribosomal protein S12 → MTGSKSPLGEFAARPLRSKRKRFRWKKASNKRRVLKLKRKTDPLEGAPQARGIVLEKVGVESKQPNSAIRKCVRVQLSKNGKQITAFVPGDGGLKYIDEHDTVIVEGIGGAMGGAIGDLPGVRWRVFKVNGVSLESLIYGKAEKPIR, encoded by the coding sequence GTGACAGGTTCGAAGAGTCCGCTGGGCGAGTTTGCGGCAAGACCGCTTCGCTCAAAGAGAAAACGATTTCGCTGGAAAAAGGCCAGCAACAAGCGCAGAGTGTTAAAGCTCAAGAGAAAGACTGATCCTCTTGAAGGTGCACCACAGGCAAGAGGGATTGTCCTTGAGAAGGTGGGCGTGGAGAGTAAACAGCCCAACTCAGCCATACGAAAATGTGTCCGTGTACAATTATCGAAGAATGGTAAGCAAATCACGGCCTTTGTTCCGGGTGATGGCGGTCTCAAATATATCGATGAACACGATACTGTCATTGTTGAGGGTATTGGTGGTGCTATGGGTGGAGCAATTGGGGACTTGCCTGGAGTACGCTGGCGCGTTTTCAAGGTCAATGGTGTGAGCCTCGAATCACTGATCTATGGCAAGGCCGAAAAACCAATTCGATAG
- the infB gene encoding translation initiation factor IF-2 — protein sequence MPQSDSGTPKLRSPIVTVLGHIDHGKTSLLDRMRGTAVQNREAAGITQHIGASFFPTETILSVCGTLLKAVKTKLEIEGLLFIDTPGHEAYLNLRRRGGAIADIAILVIDINEGPLTQTYESLKILRSGKTPFLIAANKLDKVPGWKPHPELPLAAAIKAQSKSVQMEVDRRLYEIVGALSANDILSERFDRITDFTKNVAIVPTSAKTGEGIPELLMVLAGLTQQYMKDRLLVSTGPAKGVVLEVREETGLGVTLDTIIYDGVLRKTDTVVVGGLEEVIVAKIRALLLPKPLDEIRDPREKFAHVDEVHAAAGVKIVSPDIHGAVAGAPVFGVEDLEKLEEVKQKVQEEVGAIRIHRNSSGIVLKTDTLGSLEAVTQFLQERNVPVRVADVGPIVKRDVLEASAAGDTDPLNAVILGFNVKVAQGIEDLAAEYGVEIFLNEVIYRLYDDYNAWLIVKREQAKAESLAHIIRPGKIDVIPDYIFRQKDPAIVGVRVHGVIRPKVALMNAEGKRVGTIMQIQDRGVNIDEATEGMEVAVSIRGPTIGRQVKTDETLYVDIPDKHIFALRKKFKEDLSQAELEILEEITQIKRNSGAFV from the coding sequence ATGCCACAGTCAGACTCAGGAACCCCAAAACTACGATCCCCAATAGTCACAGTCCTTGGGCATATTGATCACGGAAAGACCTCCCTTCTTGACAGGATGCGTGGAACTGCTGTACAGAATCGCGAGGCAGCCGGAATCACACAACACATAGGTGCATCATTTTTCCCCACCGAGACTATCCTTTCTGTGTGTGGAACATTACTAAAGGCTGTAAAGACCAAACTCGAGATCGAAGGCCTATTGTTCATCGACACACCCGGACACGAGGCGTACCTCAATCTTCGAAGACGCGGCGGCGCAATTGCGGACATTGCCATCTTGGTCATCGATATCAATGAGGGGCCACTGACACAGACTTACGAGTCGTTGAAGATCCTCCGCTCCGGAAAGACTCCTTTCTTAATAGCTGCAAACAAGCTGGATAAGGTTCCCGGCTGGAAACCTCATCCCGAACTACCCTTGGCGGCCGCCATCAAGGCACAGAGTAAGAGTGTTCAAATGGAGGTCGATAGGAGGCTTTACGAGATTGTGGGGGCCCTATCCGCCAACGACATCTTATCCGAACGTTTCGATAGAATTACTGATTTTACTAAAAATGTAGCAATCGTACCCACAAGTGCCAAAACTGGTGAGGGCATTCCTGAGCTATTAATGGTCTTAGCGGGTCTCACGCAGCAGTATATGAAAGATAGATTACTTGTATCTACAGGACCAGCCAAAGGGGTTGTTCTTGAGGTTCGAGAAGAAACCGGTCTTGGCGTGACACTCGACACAATCATCTATGATGGGGTCCTTAGAAAAACGGATACAGTTGTCGTCGGAGGGCTCGAAGAAGTCATTGTTGCAAAAATACGCGCACTTCTACTTCCAAAGCCGCTTGATGAGATCAGAGACCCTCGTGAGAAATTCGCACATGTGGATGAAGTCCATGCAGCGGCTGGTGTAAAGATAGTCTCGCCGGATATTCACGGTGCAGTTGCAGGAGCTCCCGTTTTTGGTGTTGAGGACCTTGAAAAGCTCGAGGAGGTCAAACAGAAAGTCCAAGAGGAAGTCGGGGCTATTAGAATTCACAGAAACTCCTCAGGAATAGTACTGAAGACCGACACACTGGGATCCCTAGAGGCAGTCACTCAATTTCTTCAAGAACGAAACGTCCCTGTCAGAGTGGCAGATGTGGGGCCGATAGTCAAGCGGGATGTTCTTGAGGCAAGTGCGGCTGGGGACACAGACCCTCTAAACGCGGTCATTTTGGGGTTCAATGTCAAAGTAGCACAGGGCATTGAAGACCTTGCTGCTGAATATGGAGTTGAGATCTTTCTCAATGAGGTCATCTATCGACTCTATGATGATTACAATGCATGGTTAATAGTCAAACGCGAACAGGCTAAGGCCGAATCACTTGCGCATATCATCCGCCCGGGAAAGATAGATGTCATTCCAGACTATATCTTTCGACAAAAAGATCCCGCAATTGTAGGAGTGCGTGTTCATGGAGTCATCAGACCCAAGGTTGCATTGATGAATGCAGAGGGTAAGAGAGTAGGAACGATTATGCAGATACAAGACCGAGGGGTGAATATCGATGAGGCTACTGAGGGTATGGAAGTTGCAGTCTCGATTCGAGGACCCACGATTGGCCGCCAAGTCAAGACGGATGAGACCCTGTATGTCGATATTCCCGACAAACACATTTTTGCCCTCCGTAAAAAGTTCAAAGAAGACCTATCTCAAGCCGAACTAGAGATTCTCGAAGAGATCACCCAAATCAAGAGAAATAGTGGGGCATTTGTATAA
- a CDS encoding 50S ribosomal protein L30e, which yields MNQPIASAVSTGRCKIGAKSSIDALKKREAQLVVIAANCPANETSDIERYAEMSGTKIYRFNGTSWDLGEIVGKPFMVSAIAIIEPGDSKILEMV from the coding sequence ATGAATCAACCAATTGCAAGTGCAGTCAGTACAGGCCGATGTAAAATAGGCGCAAAGTCGTCCATTGATGCGCTCAAGAAGAGAGAGGCACAGCTCGTTGTCATTGCGGCTAATTGCCCCGCCAATGAGACTTCCGATATCGAACGATATGCGGAGATGAGCGGTACGAAGATCTACAGGTTTAATGGCACCTCTTGGGACTTGGGCGAGATCGTTGGAAAGCCCTTTATGGTTTCAGCTATTGCCATTATCGAGCCTGGCGACTCTAAGATCTTAGAGATGGTGTGA
- a CDS encoding NusA-like transcription termination signal-binding factor, with amino-acid sequence MPRVRLSMDDMALIATFERITGVSAVDVIQDDTGNRLIFVVRPRQLGKAIGRGGSTILSVSDAFEKHVDVVELADTAEEFIKSALAPARVEHIKIQEDRRGHLVAHVTVKAEDRGIAIGRDGRNVARARLLAKRHFGLDNVLIV; translated from the coding sequence TTGCCTCGAGTACGGCTATCCATGGATGACATGGCCTTAATTGCAACCTTTGAGCGTATCACAGGTGTGTCTGCTGTTGATGTGATTCAGGACGACACAGGCAACCGACTCATCTTTGTGGTTCGCCCCCGTCAGCTAGGAAAGGCCATAGGAAGAGGTGGCTCAACGATTCTCTCTGTTTCTGATGCTTTTGAAAAACATGTTGACGTTGTGGAACTTGCCGATACCGCAGAGGAGTTCATAAAGAGCGCCCTTGCCCCCGCGCGCGTAGAACACATCAAGATACAGGAAGATCGCCGTGGGCATCTTGTTGCACACGTCACGGTGAAGGCTGAGGACCGAGGCATTGCCATTGGTCGGGATGGCCGTAATGTGGCGCGGGCTCGTCTTCTGGCAAAACGTCATTTCGGTCTGGACAATGTTTTGATTGTATGA